In Methanobacterium paludis, the following proteins share a genomic window:
- a CDS encoding 50S ribosomal protein L40e: MARFEEAENRIFKVKICLKCNARNPPSAKTCRKCGYKGLRVKAKEPRG; this comes from the coding sequence ATGGCTAGATTTGAAGAAGCAGAGAATAGAATATTCAAGGTAAAAATATGTCTTAAATGTAACGCAAGAAACCCTCCAAGCGCAAAGACATGCAGAAAATGTGGTTACAAGGGTCTTAGAGTTAAGGCAAAAGAACCAAGAGGTTAA